The uncultured Sphaerochaeta sp. genome includes the window CAGGTGGTCAATTCGGCACTTGAAGCGGCTCCGCCCCAGTGTCCGGTTCCACTTGTGTGGAGGGTATCGAACATCACGCTCCTAAAATATGCTGCCAGCAGTGCAAGTTCTTTTGCATTGAACTTTCTGTCTTTCTGGCTGAGCAACTCCTTGACTGTTGTATTCATCTAGGAAACTCCTTATTCACTGTTTCTTGATATTGGTTTCATCTAATCAGCAGTGCATTGTGTACTGTATACAATAGTGATACCATGGACAGCAATCCTTGTCAAAGGGATTCTTGTACTTCTTAAGAAAATTCTTTCAAATTTGATGTATCTATATATAAATACTGTGTATTTCGTAGGTAAGTATATGCAAAGAAAGCGTGAGATTATTGCAAAATGTTTTTTGTACACAATTAACATTGACTTACCAGAAAATTCCTTTTACAGTAGTACTAGTTAATGGGGGTACCAAGTATGCCTAAATGTATACAAAACAGTCTTTCTGACCAAGTCTATACCATGCTCAAGGACCAGATTCTCTCTGGCCAGCTCAAGGGTGGGATGAAAATCCCGGAAGAGTCCCTTGCAGAACAGTTTGGAGTCTCCAGGACTCCAATCAGGGAAGCTATCAGACGCTTGGCGGAGTATGGACTTGTAACCATCAAGCCCAGGAGCCATGCTGTGGTTTCAATCATCTCTCCCCAGGAAGCAGATGATATTGCAAAGGTTCGTGTCTCTCTGGAGCAACTTGCCATCGATTCGATCGATGAGGATTCATACGCGGAAAATGTAAAGGAACTCTCCCGTTATGCAGCCGACTGCCAGTATGCAATGGGAATCGGGGACAGGGCTACCGTTTTTGAGCAGGACAGCCTATTCCATCTTGCATTGATCAAAGCAAGCAGGAACAGTGCCCTGATCAGCATCTGTGAGAGGCTGGATGCAAAGATCCAGCAACTCAGGATTGCGCAGAATCTCCCTGAGGATGAACTCTCCTACTATCTTGGCCAGCATGCCCAGATGATGAGCTTATTGAAAAACGGAGAGAAGGAAGCATGCAAGCACATGCTCTATGAACACATCACCCACGACCTAACCAGCCATCTAGGAAAGGACAACGCATGAATAAAGAAGACATCATCATTACCTATGGATCGGATGCAACCAGCATGACAAGAGCCTTGTTGCAATCCATCGATATCGAAGGGCTCCTTCCCGATAAAAACGCATCCATCGCTCTTAAGCCCAATCTTGTGGTTGCTGTTACCGCTGACAGTGGAGCAACCACCCACCCGGAGATCCTCATTTCCATTATCGAGTTTCTCCAGGAGAAGGGGTATCACAATATTTCAATAGTAGAGAGTGCCTGGGTGGGAGACTCCACCAAGGAAGGTTTCAGGGTCAATGGATACCATCAGATCAGCAAGAAATATCATGTTCCCTTGGTTGATGTGAAGGATGATACCTATGAGAAGAAAACCGTAGAGGGGATCACCATGGAGGTCAGCCGAACAATCCTTGATACTGATTTCCTGATCAGCCTCCCTGTCCTGAAGGGACATTGCCAGACAGCAATGACTTGTGCACTGAAGAATATGAAGGGATGCCTATCCGATCGCAGCAAGAGGTTGTTCCACTCTCTTGGACTACACCGCCCCATCGCTGCGCTCAACGCAGTTCGAGCAGCAGACCTGGTCATTGTTGATAGTCTGAACGGCGATCTTGATTTCGAGGAAGGGGGAAACCCTGTTGAGACCAACCGGATGTTTGCCTGCCGAGACAGTGTTCTCTGTGACAGCTTCGGGGCCTCCCTTATGGGCTTTGAGCTCAAGGATGTTCCCTATATTGAGATGGCAGAACATTTGGGGGTCGGAACCACTGATCTCGAGAAAGCCAACATCATCCAGCTGAATGAACCAAGCGATGAGCCTGTTGCCCGCCCAACAGGAAGAGCAAACTACCTTGGTCGCTATACTGAACCAGATAGTGCATGCTCTGCTTGTTATGGAAATCTGATACATGCCCTTAAGCGTCTTGATGAGGTGAATCGTTTGAAAAACATCAAACAGAACATCTGTATCGGACAAGGATACAAGGGTGTAAACGACCCTTCCAAGATTGGTGTTGGCATCTGTACCAAGGGTCTGGGGAAAAGCCTTCCAGGCTGTCCTCCCAAGGCAATTGATATGATCAAGTTCATCAAGGAAATGAATGCTGAATAAGACACAGATTCATGCATACCAGTGAAAGGCACCCGATTGGGTGCCTTTTATTGGGTTTATCTTCCTGAACTATGTCAAAAGAGGCTTAACCAAGTCATCAATTGCTGTCCAGTCATCCCTTGAGAGCACTACTGACAAGGCCTGGCTGTTCTCCTCGATCTGCTCAGGTTTGCGTGCGCCACAGAGAACATTCATTGTGTTTTCTGCCTGTCTTGTCCAAGCAATGACAAGATTCCCTACAGCGCAGCCATAGCTTCCTGCCATCTCTTTTAGGGAGTCAAGCATATGGAGAACATGGGGGCGATGCTCTGCATCATACCAAGATACAGAAGCTTTCGCCGTGCCCACCACCTTGGTATCGAGATCGACTTTCCCGGTGAGCAAACCCCGCTCAAGAGGACTATATGCCTGGAAGGTGATGCCCTGTTCAGCACAGTAGGAAGCAAGAGCCTGTTTACTACGTGTAAGCAAGCTGAACCGTTCCTGGATCAAGGAAGGATTCCCATAGGCTTGGTACTCCTTCAATTGTTCCAAGGTAAGGTTGCATGCGCCATAACTCCGTATCTTTCCTTGTTCAATCAGACGCTCCATTGCCTGGAGGGTCTCCTCAATGGGAGTAAAATATGGGGGAATTGACTGCCAGTGGGTTAACAGAAGATCAATATGGTCGGTCTCAAGTCGTTTCAAGCTCTTTTCAACCTGTTCTATAATGCTGCTTGGGCTGAGATTGCGGCGGATAACCACTCCATCACGACTCTTGTGTACCGACCCCTCGTCCTCTGGTCCCCAAAGCAATCCGCATTTGGTCGCTAGGATACACTCATTGCGCTTTCCCTTGAGAGCCCTTCCCAGAAGCTCTTCGCTGAAGCCATTCCCATAGGCAGGTGCAGTATCGATGAAGTTGATGCCCCTCTCCAGTGCACGATGGACTGTCTTGATACTCTCTGCTTCATCACTGGCTCCCCAGCTGTCTCCACCACCCATTGCCCATGTTCCTAGTGCAATGGAAGAAACTTCCATGGTTGTATTTCCCAGTTTCACTGTACCCACCTCCATGCATCCTGAAGCGTCCTCTTGGCATTTGCAACCACCAAGTCCGCATCCTCTCCTGCTTGGGGTTTTACCTCAAAGGAGAGAATATTCTTGCCACCTTCAGTGAGGTAGCCAATATCTTTCATTTTCTGCAGGAAAGCAGCAAGGTATTCTGTGTCGTTCTCTGAACCCGGATAGCCGAATCGTGGATGATAGTCACCAAAACTGGGATGGTTAGGATCACTGATGAGGGTATTTCCTACGTGCACATGCTTGATGTACTGCTTTATTGGCTCAACTGCCTCATCAATACTCTCCCCGATCATGGGAATATGGGAACAATCAATCATAATCCCAAAATTATCGTTTTCAGGACAGACTGCCTCAGCATACTTCTTGACCAATGAAGACGGGCCAAGCAGTGACTTCTTATCAATGGTATGGTCAAATACCTCAAGAACGACCGGCATGGAACCTTTGCTTTTTGCATAGGCACACAGGTCTTTTGTTGAAGCAATCAACGCTTCGAGATAGGAGTCTTCTTTCCCCTTCTCATACCCACGGGATAGGAACTGGAACTCCTCTGCTCCCATGGCATACGCCTCATCAATTCCTTTCTTCAAAGTCTGAACTGCCTGCCTTCTCTCATCTTCATCCAAGCTATTGATATTCAGCTTCTTCGCAAAAAGTAGGGAGTGTCCACTATAGGTGTAATCGCAATGGGCTGTCTGTATCATGGAAGGTACC containing:
- a CDS encoding GntR family transcriptional regulator is translated as MPKCIQNSLSDQVYTMLKDQILSGQLKGGMKIPEESLAEQFGVSRTPIREAIRRLAEYGLVTIKPRSHAVVSIISPQEADDIAKVRVSLEQLAIDSIDEDSYAENVKELSRYAADCQYAMGIGDRATVFEQDSLFHLALIKASRNSALISICERLDAKIQQLRIAQNLPEDELSYYLGQHAQMMSLLKNGEKEACKHMLYEHITHDLTSHLGKDNA
- a CDS encoding DUF362 domain-containing protein encodes the protein MNKEDIIITYGSDATSMTRALLQSIDIEGLLPDKNASIALKPNLVVAVTADSGATTHPEILISIIEFLQEKGYHNISIVESAWVGDSTKEGFRVNGYHQISKKYHVPLVDVKDDTYEKKTVEGITMEVSRTILDTDFLISLPVLKGHCQTAMTCALKNMKGCLSDRSKRLFHSLGLHRPIAALNAVRAADLVIVDSLNGDLDFEEGGNPVETNRMFACRDSVLCDSFGASLMGFELKDVPYIEMAEHLGVGTTDLEKANIIQLNEPSDEPVARPTGRANYLGRYTEPDSACSACYGNLIHALKRLDEVNRLKNIKQNICIGQGYKGVNDPSKIGVGICTKGLGKSLPGCPPKAIDMIKFIKEMNAE
- a CDS encoding aldo/keto reductase; its protein translation is MGTVKLGNTTMEVSSIALGTWAMGGGDSWGASDEAESIKTVHRALERGINFIDTAPAYGNGFSEELLGRALKGKRNECILATKCGLLWGPEDEGSVHKSRDGVVIRRNLSPSSIIEQVEKSLKRLETDHIDLLLTHWQSIPPYFTPIEETLQAMERLIEQGKIRSYGACNLTLEQLKEYQAYGNPSLIQERFSLLTRSKQALASYCAEQGITFQAYSPLERGLLTGKVDLDTKVVGTAKASVSWYDAEHRPHVLHMLDSLKEMAGSYGCAVGNLVIAWTRQAENTMNVLCGARKPEQIEENSQALSVVLSRDDWTAIDDLVKPLLT
- a CDS encoding TIM barrel protein, which produces MHTDIHAFCRLGIVVSMAYPSCSNSEHDYHDSLKKLLVDPYFQVMELGSFPFASLYEKVPSMIQTAHCDYTYSGHSLLFAKKLNINSLDEDERRQAVQTLKKGIDEAYAMGAEEFQFLSRGYEKGKEDSYLEALIASTKDLCAYAKSKGSMPVVLEVFDHTIDKKSLLGPSSLVKKYAEAVCPENDNFGIMIDCSHIPMIGESIDEAVEPIKQYIKHVHVGNTLISDPNHPSFGDYHPRFGYPGSENDTEYLAAFLQKMKDIGYLTEGGKNILSFEVKPQAGEDADLVVANAKRTLQDAWRWVQ